Proteins from a single region of Trichoderma asperellum chromosome 3, complete sequence:
- the CYP3 gene encoding Peptidyl-prolyl cis-trans isomerase H codes for MPPTQLPASGNPLVFFDITLGGEPLGRITFELFKDVVPKTAENFRQFCTGESKDSGGRPQGYKGSKFHRIIPNFMCQGGDFLKGDGSGSTCIWGYKSFDDENFNLKHDQPGLLSMANAGPNTNGSQFFITTVPTPFLDGKHVVFGKVVDGMDVVKKMEATKTGYRGKDVPNMDVTIAQCGEM; via the exons ATGCCGCCTACTCAATTGCCGGCGTCGGGCAATCCACT TGTCTTCTTCGACATTACGCTGGGAG GCGAACCCCTCGGCCGCATCACATTTGAGCTCTTCAAGGATGTCGTTCCCAAAACCGCAGAGAACTTTCGACAGTTTTGTACGGGCGAATCCAAAGATTCTGGGGGCCGTCCCCAGGGATACAAGGGATCTAAATTCCACAGAATC ATTCCAAACTTCATGTGCCAAGGTGGAGATTTCTTGAAGGGGGATGGATCTGGATCTACCTGTATCTGGGGCTACAAGTCATTCGATGACGAGAACTTCAACCTGAAGCACGACCAACCTGGCCTCCTGTCAATGGCG AATGCTGGCCCCAACACCAACGGCTCCCAGTTCTTCATCACTACAGTTCCCACGCCCTTCCTAGACGGCAAGCACGTCGTCTTTGGTAAAGTTGTCGACGGCATGGACGTTGTGAAAAAGATGGAGGCGACGAAGACGGGCTACCGAGGAAAGGATGTGCCAAATATGGATGTTACCATCGCCCAGTGTGGTGAGATGTAG